ATCACCGCCCTCGCCCTCGCGCGGTTGGGGCGCCGCGTGGCGCTCCTCGACGACGTCGGCGACGACCCGCACGGCGCCGTGATCGCGGACGCCCTCCGGCGCGACGGCGTCGCGACCGACCTGCTCCGGCGCGACGCGCGCGGCACCGCCGTCACGGTCGTCCTGCCCACGAACGGCGACCGGGCGTTCGTCACGCACCTCCCCCCCGACCCCGCCCCCCTCGACCTCGCCGCGGCGCTCGCGCGGACGCGCCCCCGCTGGCTGCACGTCGCCGGCACCGCCCCCGCCCTCGCGTTCCCGGACCTCGTGACGCTCGCGCGCGATGCGGGCGTCCAGGTCGCCTTCGACCCCGGGTGGCACGACGACGACCTCGACGCGCCGGAGGTGCGCGCGCTCGCCTTCGCGTGCGACGCGCTGCTGCCCAACCGCAGCGAAGCGGCCCGCCTCGCCGGCCTGCCCGACGACGACGCGGCGCCCGCCGCCCTCGCGCACCTCGCGGCGCAACGCCCCGACGGCGTGACGGTCGTCAAGGACGGCGCGCGGGGCGCCTGGGGCGTCGCGCCGGGCACGCCCGACGCGCGGCACGCCGCCGTCCCCGCCGTCCCCGTCGTCGACGCGACCGGGGCGGGCGACGTGTTCGACGCGGCGTTCCTCGACGCCTGGATCGACGGCGTCCCCCTCGAGGACGCCCTGTACGCCGGCGCGGCGGCGGGCGCCGCGGCGGTGGGCCGGATCGGCGGCGCGACCGGCGCCCCGACGGCCCGCCCGACGCGCGAAAGGAGCGAAGCGTGAAGATCGCGATTCTGGGGGGCGGCAGCGCCTACGCCCCCGGCCTGGTGGCGGCGTTCGCGGAGAAGGCCGACGCCTTCGACGGCGCGGAACTGTTCCTGATGGACGTCGCGGAGGCGGAACTCCAGATCGTGGCGCGCCTCGCGCGCCGCCTCCTCGAGGGCACCTCCCTCACGGTCCGGGCCGGCACCGACCGCGTCGCGGCGCTCGACGGCGCGACGCACGTCCTGACGACGTTCCGGGAGGGCGGCCTCGACGCCCGCGAGCGGGACGAGACCGTCCCGCTGCTGCACGGCGTCGTCGGGCAGGAGACGATCGGTCCCGGCGGCTTCTTCTTCGCCACCCGCACGCTTCCCGTGATCCGGGCCGTCACCGACGAGATGCGCGCCTGGGCGCCGGGCGCGACGCTGGTGAACTACGCCAACCCGACGCAGATCGTCGCCGAAGCCGTGCAGCGCCACACCGACGTCCCCGTCGTCGCCATCTGCGACCAGGCGGACGACGACCGCGTGCACGTCGCCGCCGCCCTCGACCTCGCGCCGCACGAGGTGGAGCTCGAGGCGTACGGCGTGAACCACGCCACCTGGAGTTCGCACGTCCGCATCCGGGGCGAGGACGGCGTCGCGCGCATGATCGCGGAGGCCGACCGGGTGCACGCCCGCGAGGACGTGTCGAACCGCACGAAACGCCAGTTCGAGCTCACCCGCCGCTTCGGGCAGGTCCCGAACTCCTACCTGCAGTACAGCTACTACCCCGAAGCGACGCTCGCCGAAGCGAAGGCCGCGAAGCGCACCCGCGCCGCCACGATCCGCGCCGACCTCCCCGCCGACTACGCCCACTTCGCGGAGCAGGCGGACGCGAAGGTGCCGCACCTGACGCGCGGGCGCGGCGGGTCGGTGTTCGGCGACTTCGCCGTCCGCGTCCTCGAGGCGCTCGCGACCGGCCGGCGGGCCCGCCTGATCCTCAACGTCCGCAACGAGGGGCGGGTCGTGCCCGACCTGGACGCCGACCGCATCGTCGAGGTGCCCAGCGTCGTGGAGGACGGCGTCGTGACGCCCGAACGCCAGGCACCGCTCGCGGCGGACCGGGCCGGCCTGATCCGCATGCTGGCCGACTACCAGGTGGCCGCCGCGGACGCCATCTGGGCGGACGACCGCGCGGCGTGGCCGCGCGCGCTGGCCGCCAACCCCCTCGTGGGGTCGCTCGACCTCGCCGACGCGCTCCTGCGCGACCGGGCGGCCGCCGGCCCCTGACCGGCGGCCCCGCGGGGCCGCGGGGCGGTCAGTCGAACCCGGCGGCCGGCTGCGGCACCCGCACGGGGCCGCTGCACGGCATGCCCTCCTCGAACAGGGCGCGTTCGTCCTCCGGCAGCCGCGCGCGCGCCAGATCGCGAATGCCGTTGACGCCGATGAAGAACTCGCGCATCATCACGACCAACAGGTAGCGTCCGGTCTCCGAGAGCTCGAGCACCTCGTCGTCGTCCCGCGAAAACGCTCCGGCGGCCTTGAGGAACAGGTACTCCGACCAGAGCGCCCGCTCGACCGGCACGCCGGTCCGCTCGCGGAAGCTGCGCTTGTCGAGCCGCAAGCCGAACAGGTCCATCATGAGGCGGTAGCGCCGCCGGTCGGCGCGGTTCAGCGGCATGTGCGCATCGACGCTGAGCCGCCCGCCCTCCACCGCCTCGTTGTACGCCCGGAGGCTGAACGGGTTGGCGTACAGCTCCTCGTCGAGGTAGCTGAACGACCCGGACCCGATCCCGACGTACTCGTCGTGATCGACGATGTACTCGTCGATCATCCGCGACGTCTTGCGCGAAAACGCCCACGCCGAGGTCGCTTCGAACGCCTCCGAGAGGCGCCGGGACAACAATCGGTACTGGCGTTCCTCGCGCCCGTAATCGACCCTCCCGAGCGCCTTCTCGAGCGGCTTCTCCACCGCGGGCGACACCATCAACGGGTAGTACGTGACCTGATCCGCGCCGGTCGCGGTGAGCGCCTCGACGTCGCGCAGCAGCACGTCGTCGCTGAGGGACGGCAGGTTGAAGATCATGTCGACGTTCAGGGTCGTGAGGCGGCCCGCGGCGAGTTCGAGCCCCCGCAGGATCTCCTCGGCGGACCCGTACGCATCGAAGCGTTTCATCTGCCGCAACAGTTCGTCGTCGAGGCTCTGCACCCCGACCGACAAGCGGTCGACGTGCCCCTCGAGCTGCCCGAGGATGGCGTCCGTCAGGTGGTTCGGGTTCGTCTCGGTGGAGACCTCCTCGACGTCGAACAGCTCCTTGGCGAGCTGGATCGTTTCGACGAGCTCCTCCGGCATCACCGTCGGCGTGCCGCCCCCGACGTACATCGACGTGAAGGCGTAGCCGCGGTCGGCGACCCGCCGCATCTCCTCGCGCAGGTTCCGGAAGTAGCGCGTCGCGGCGTCCTCCTGGAACGGAAAGCGGTTGAACGAGCAGTAGGGACACAGCCGGTGACAGAACGGCACGTGCGCGTACAGAAGGTAGCCGCCCCGGTGCGACGGGCGCGGCAGGTCGCCGGGCCGGTA
This genomic stretch from Trueperaceae bacterium harbors:
- a CDS encoding coproporphyrinogen III oxidase family protein produces the protein MRGRRGTGRVIAERLLTARLRGLRDQQLRLEPYRPGDLPRPSHRGGYLLYAHVPFCHRLCPYCSFNRFPFQEDAATRYFRNLREEMRRVADRGYAFTSMYVGGGTPTVMPEELVETIQLAKELFDVEEVSTETNPNHLTDAILGQLEGHVDRLSVGVQSLDDELLRQMKRFDAYGSAEEILRGLELAAGRLTTLNVDMIFNLPSLSDDVLLRDVEALTATGADQVTYYPLMVSPAVEKPLEKALGRVDYGREERQYRLLSRRLSEAFEATSAWAFSRKTSRMIDEYIVDHDEYVGIGSGSFSYLDEELYANPFSLRAYNEAVEGGRLSVDAHMPLNRADRRRYRLMMDLFGLRLDKRSFRERTGVPVERALWSEYLFLKAAGAFSRDDDEVLELSETGRYLLVVMMREFFIGVNGIRDLARARLPEDERALFEEGMPCSGPVRVPQPAAGFD
- a CDS encoding carbohydrate kinase family protein, with protein sequence ITALALARLGRRVALLDDVGDDPHGAVIADALRRDGVATDLLRRDARGTAVTVVLPTNGDRAFVTHLPPDPAPLDLAAALARTRPRWLHVAGTAPALAFPDLVTLARDAGVQVAFDPGWHDDDLDAPEVRALAFACDALLPNRSEAARLAGLPDDDAAPAALAHLAAQRPDGVTVVKDGARGAWGVAPGTPDARHAAVPAVPVVDATGAGDVFDAAFLDAWIDGVPLEDALYAGAAAGAAAVGRIGGATGAPTARPTRERSEA